The Stigmatella ashevillena genomic sequence CCGGGGTCGCCCAGGGCGGGTGCTGTGCTCTTTCACGAGCGGTTCGCATGCGTCGCATGCCATGGCAGCCCCGAGTTTCAGGGAGAGGTCCATGCTGCGCCCTCGCTGCACGGCTTCGCGAAGGCCGGGGCCGCGCGGGTCGCGGGGATGAGCGCCGCGCAGTACGCGTACGAGTCCCTGCTCTTTCCAGGGGCCTTCATTGCGCCGGGATGTGCGGGGAATGTGCCCTGCCAGGAGCCGAGCCTCATGCCTGTCTACGGGGACGCACTGTCCGCGCAGGAGATGGCCGACCTCATCAGCTACCTTTTGGGACAGAGGGAGAGGCCGTGAGCCCAGGCTGGAAGCGGCATCTGGGGCTTGCCACGTGCCTGACGCTGGGACTGCTTGCCTGGGAACTTCTGCTGGTGACGCTCTTCGCGGAGGGAGCGGATGCGCGCGTGACGGAGCGGGTGGTCGTCGGTATGGCGTGGGACGCCGCGATCTTTCTTCCCCTCTGGACCGTGGCGTCGTGGCGCGCCTTGCGCCCGGGCAGGCGCCAGAGTGTTCCAGGGGCCGCGGCGAAGGTGTCCCTGATCTTTCTGGCCTTGCTGCTGCCCGTGGCGGGGGCGCGGGGGCTTCTGCGGCAACAGGAGGCAGTCGCCGGAGTGCCGGGAGTCCAGCCCGGAGCAAGCATCTCCGCCTTTCAGGAGGAGGCTCCCGGCGACGCCCGGTTCCTCTGCTCGGTGGCCGGTCCTGGCGCGGGCCGCGCGCCGGAACCCGAAGGGCCCCTGGCCAGGGGGTGGGCGGGCATGCGTGATGGGGTGCCGCTCCAAGTGGCGGTCTTTCCGCTGGCGCTCGCTTTTCTAGGGGTCCAGGCCTGGTTTCGTGCAGGGGGCTTCCTGGCGCGCAAGACTTGGCGGCCCGTGCTGGTGCTGACGGTGGCATTTCTGGGCACGTGCGTCTGGCGAACTGGCGCCGTGAAGCAGACTGCGGGAAGCCCCTTGTCTGACGAGGCCCGGTTCGCGGCGGGGTGTGCTCCGGACGCCCCTGTCAGGACCTACGAACTGGCGGCCATTTCCGTGGACATCCCCCTCAACGCCCACGGCGATCACATTCCAGGAGGCCTCATGTATGTCCGCGAGCAGGATGTGCCTGCTGTGCGGGCGCAGGAGCGGCGCTCGGTGCATGAACGGGTGTCGCCGGGCTTGGGCCAGGATCCCATCCAGCCCCTCGTGCTCCGGGCGAACCTGGGAGAGTGCCTGGTCCTGTCCTTCACGAACCGGCTTGAGCAAGGACCCGCGTCCCTGAGCATCGAGGGGTTGGGATTCACCGTGTTGGAGAGAACATCCCTGGAAGGCTTTGTCCCGCGGACGGCCATTCCAGTGGGACAGCGGCTGACCTATGTCGTCCCCCTGCCTGGGAGTGCTGGCGCGCAAGGCGCATATCTCCTCCATGATGGAGGAGACGGAGCGCGCCGGGAGGCGCATGGGCTCTTTGGCGCCTTGGTGCTGGAGCCCAAGGGCTCCGTGTTCAGGCACCCCGAAACGGGGGAACCCTCTCCGGGAACGGGCTGGCACGCCCTCATCGATGTCCCCCGGGGAGAAGGGCAGGACTTCCGCGAAGTGGTCTTGCTGTCCCACGCCATGGGGCCGCCAGAAGTGGCGGACGTGAGGCTGGAGAGCGGGCAGATGCTCCCGGAACTCAACGAGATGGCGGGCCCCTTTCGTCCAGGCGCGTTCGGATTCAATTACCGCAGCGAGCCTTTTTTCGAGCGAGAGGAAGACCCCGCGAGAGGCGCGGGCCCGCCGCGTCCTTTTGTGGCAAGAGGGCTTTCCACACCGATGCCGCGCTCCTATCGGGGAGAGGCTGTGACGCTGCACATGCTCCAGGCAGGCAGCCCGGAGTTTCACGCCTATTCCTTGCGGAGTGCGCGCCCGCAGAGGGAGCAGGGAGTGCCGTCCGCGGTTCTTCAGTTCCTGCGCCCAGGGAGGGGGATCGCCCTGGGCCACGGGACGGACGCGCCCCGCCTGCCGGAGGTGGCGGGAGACTTCGTCTTCCACTGCCGCATGCCCAATCATTCGATGGGAGGAATGCAGGGAACCTGGCGTGTGCTGGAGACCCCCGAGCCGGGGCTCGCGCCGCTGCGGGAGACGGACGGCCAGTAACGAAGCGTGAGGCCGTGGCCTGGGCGCGCTTGCGGATCGCGGCAAGGGAATTGTCGCCTTCCCATCAGTCCTCTGCGCGGCGCGGAGGCTTTATGACCGCGTGAGACGGGGGTGGAGCAGGGTAGCGGGCCAGAGGCCGCGCGCCTGACCTGGAAATACAAGGACGACTCTCACCGTGCTCGAGCTCAAGAGAATCCTACTGGTGGAAGACAGCGCCAATGATGTGGCCCTCTCGATGGCAGCCTTGGAGGAGATCAACCTGGCCAACGAAGTCGTCGTGGTGGGGGATGGCCAGCAGGCGCTCGATTTCTTGCGGCGGCAGGGAGCGTATGCGGGGAGGACGGACGGGCATCCCGCGGTCGTCTTGTTGGACTTGAAGTTGCCCAAGGTGGACGGCCTGGAGGTCCTGGCCCAGCTCAAGAATGATCCCGAGTTGAGGACCATCCCCGTGGTGATGCTGACCTCGTCGCGGGAAGAGCAGGATCTGACGCGCAGCTATGGCCTGGGCGTCAACGCCTACGTGGTGAAGCCCGTGGCGTTCCCAGACTTCGTCACGGCCCTCAGGGAACTGGGGCTCTTCTGGGCGGTGGTGAATCAACCGCCGCCGGGAACTCAAACCCGCAGAGGCCAGTGAGGCCATGCGGAGCGGGAGGGAGGACGGAGCGCGCGCTCGAGAAGAGC encodes the following:
- a CDS encoding cupredoxin produces the protein MSPGWKRHLGLATCLTLGLLAWELLLVTLFAEGADARVTERVVVGMAWDAAIFLPLWTVASWRALRPGRRQSVPGAAAKVSLIFLALLLPVAGARGLLRQQEAVAGVPGVQPGASISAFQEEAPGDARFLCSVAGPGAGRAPEPEGPLARGWAGMRDGVPLQVAVFPLALAFLGVQAWFRAGGFLARKTWRPVLVLTVAFLGTCVWRTGAVKQTAGSPLSDEARFAAGCAPDAPVRTYELAAISVDIPLNAHGDHIPGGLMYVREQDVPAVRAQERRSVHERVSPGLGQDPIQPLVLRANLGECLVLSFTNRLEQGPASLSIEGLGFTVLERTSLEGFVPRTAIPVGQRLTYVVPLPGSAGAQGAYLLHDGGDGARREAHGLFGALVLEPKGSVFRHPETGEPSPGTGWHALIDVPRGEGQDFREVVLLSHAMGPPEVADVRLESGQMLPELNEMAGPFRPGAFGFNYRSEPFFEREEDPARGAGPPRPFVARGLSTPMPRSYRGEAVTLHMLQAGSPEFHAYSLRSARPQREQGVPSAVLQFLRPGRGIALGHGTDAPRLPEVAGDFVFHCRMPNHSMGGMQGTWRVLETPEPGLAPLRETDGQ
- a CDS encoding response regulator — translated: MLELKRILLVEDSANDVALSMAALEEINLANEVVVVGDGQQALDFLRRQGAYAGRTDGHPAVVLLDLKLPKVDGLEVLAQLKNDPELRTIPVVMLTSSREEQDLTRSYGLGVNAYVVKPVAFPDFVTALRELGLFWAVVNQPPPGTQTRRGQ